The genomic segment CGGGTACAACCGGCTGTTGCGGAGACGGCGGCGTTGGTGGAACAGCAGACTGAGCCCCTGTCGGTAAGGGTGGTGTCGAAGGAACAGTTGCCTGGGCCCCTGTGGGTGACGGCAATGCGAGTGTCAGCAGCATTGCGCATAAGGCCAACAGGCAACATGCTGTTTTTAGGCGGCGGCAGTATGGGTTCATTTTTCAATCCTGTGTTTAAAAAGTTTTCTGAAACTTTTTATATTGAATTCAATCATTATTACGGCTCAATATTGTAGTTTATGGTTTGCATCTGGCCTCTGCGCTTGATATCCAGTTTTACGGCCGAGGCGGATTTGATGGTTTCGTAAAATTTGAGGGCATCGTTCATCGATTCTATTTTTTCGCCATCGACACTGGTGAGAATATCGCCGCTGACCAGCCCCATTTTCCTGAAGATGGAATCGGGTTTGATCGCGGTAATGGTTAAACCGTCCAGTTTTCCTTTTTCAAAATGGGGGCGTATTCTAATCTCCTGTAACAGTTGATTCGGGTTTTGAACTGCACCTTCGAGCTGGGAACGATTAATTGAGATGTTCTGGGGCACTGAAACCGCTGTTTGGATTGGGGACGGTCTGGCGCCGGTGGCAGCCAGCAGCTTTTCCATTTCCAGAATTTCGTCTTGACCGTTTATATTTAAAACAACCTTTTCTCTTAAAATCATTTTTATGGTGGCATTTTGAATCGCATCGCCCGCACGGTAAAGATTCTGACCCGCCCGGTCGGATTCAATTACCGCATACGTCTGGTTATTGCCGCCGATGACGGTTCCCCAGAGTTTAAGCTTAAGCTCCGTTTGTTTCAGCGCGTCGATTTGAATCTGTTCCGGCTTGAGGTTTGTTTCAGGCTCTTTGCCGAAAAGATGACGTTCAAAAATGGGTTGATAGTAGGCCATGGGTTGGAAGGCCTCACTTTCAACCGGAGATGTCTTTTTGCGGGCTGCTGCGGCAACGTCGGAGACATCCAATTTTAGGATTGCGATCTTATAGAAGCTGTTTACGCCATAATGGATCACAATTGCAATTAAGATAAGATTTATTAAAGTGATATATCGCTTCATCTGGTTTCGTCAAGACAGCCGAAAGAATGTTGCTCTAATTCAGGGAAAACACAGGGCTGTCGATAGTTCCGGCAAACTGAACCGGGAATTCGTTGTTATCGGTTCTTTTTTTAGACAAAAAATTCACCGGGAGCCTTTTCCTTAGATCCGCCAGAAATTGGTGATGCGGTCTGAAGGATCCGGACAGGTCTAAAATACTTTTGCTGATTGGCTCCGTTAATTCAACCGTTCCGTTAAATTTCCCGTCAATTTGGTCCCCTCGGATGATGCCCGTTTTAATCCGGACATTTTTCCCCGCGGCCGTGATATCGGCGGAAATATTCTTAAATGACAGGTGCTCCATGCCAAAAACAGACGCCAGGATTTCAACTTTAGCATCTGAAAGGTTCAACCCGGCCGATACAACTCCGGCGCCTCCTTCGCGGCTTTCAAATTGAACGGTTCCCCCGAGCGTGCCGGATATTTTTCGCTTGAGCAGACGCTCTAAACCGGCACTGCTGCCGATCTGAATGCCGGTTATGGCAGAATTCAATACAACCGCATGATTCGGCGCTTTCGGGTTCAGATCGAGTCGGCCTTTGATCGTTCCGCCGTAAAGGTCAGCTTTGAAAAGGAACGTATTCCCTGGACTGAATAAGGATCTTAAGTCGGGCCCGATTTTGAGTTCGGCAATATCGAGAACCGGCATGTTTTTGTGGGAAATATTCATCTTTTCCAACTTCAGGCCCGGCGGAAAGGTCGGTTTTGCCTGAACAAGGGTCAAATTAAAATCCGGATTGGCGCTTTTTAATCTGAAACTCAAATAGCTCCGGACGGCGCTATCGGGAAACAGCCAGTAAAGAAAGAAAGCCGTGACTGCCACAATATAAAGGATATAAAAAAAACGAATTTTGTTCGGTGTCATGGTCTCTATCCTTGATGCCGGAAAAGACGGCACAACGGTCTCAAATTTTAAATCTCGTAGGTTTCCACCTGCAAGACGGCATCGATCGTTCCCGGCGGTTTGTCTGCTTTTGATATGCTGATTCTCTTGACAAACACGGTGTTTTCCGAAGTTTCAACGCGATGCAGATAGGCGGTCAGCTGTTTTAAAGTGACCGCTTCGAGCTTCATTTCCACCAGTGACAGTTTAAGGGGACCGTCCTTCTGGGAGGTGCTGGACGGCTTCATGTATTTTATTTTATTTTTGATATTGGTTTCACCGGCGAGTTCATCCAAAAAAGAAAAAAGGGTAAATCCTTTTTGTCTT from the Desulfobacterales bacterium genome contains:
- the gspN gene encoding type II secretion system protein GspN; translated protein: MTPNKIRFFYILYIVAVTAFFLYWLFPDSAVRSYLSFRLKSANPDFNLTLVQAKPTFPPGLKLEKMNISHKNMPVLDIAELKIGPDLRSLFSPGNTFLFKADLYGGTIKGRLDLNPKAPNHAVVLNSAITGIQIGSSAGLERLLKRKISGTLGGTVQFESREGGAGVVSAGLNLSDAKVEILASVFGMEHLSFKNISADITAAGKNVRIKTGIIRGDQIDGKFNGTVELTEPISKSILDLSGSFRPHHQFLADLRKRLPVNFLSKKRTDNNEFPVQFAGTIDSPVFSLN
- a CDS encoding type II secretion system protein N, whose protein sequence is MKRYITLINLILIAIVIHYGVNSFYKIAILKLDVSDVAAAARKKTSPVESEAFQPMAYYQPIFERHLFGKEPETNLKPEQIQIDALKQTELKLKLWGTVIGGNNQTYAVIESDRAGQNLYRAGDAIQNATIKMILREKVVLNINGQDEILEMEKLLAATGARPSPIQTAVSVPQNISINRSQLEGAVQNPNQLLQEIRIRPHFEKGKLDGLTITAIKPDSIFRKMGLVSGDILTSVDGEKIESMNDALKFYETIKSASAVKLDIKRRGQMQTINYNIEP